In the genome of Candidatus Delongbacteria bacterium, the window AAAAATTATCCAGATTTTATAAATGATATTGAAAAAATATTGTATATTTAACAAAAATACCGGTTGTACCGGTATTTTTGTTATAGATTAAATTTTTTCAATTTTTCAGGTACAACTTCACAATTTGTAACATCTTCAAGTTTCTCAGCTCTTCTAATCAACTCTGTGCTACCATCTTCCATAACCATTACAACAGCTGGTCTGTAACTAATGAACTGCATCCACTGGGTCATATTGTACGCTCCCATTGGAGAGAGTACAAGTCTATTGCCTCTTTTTAAAGGAGGGAGATTAACACTTTCGGCTACTACATCAATATTCATACAAAGAGGTCCATACAATTTACTAGCTTCAGGAACACCAACTGTTTCTTTTTCAAGTTCAACTTTGTAATTGTACCAAGTAGAGGTATACAACAAATTTATACCTGCATCTATAACATATGATCTGGTTCCATCAGGTAATCGTTTTACAGCATCAACAGTTGATATTAAATAACCTGCCTCATCGATGAGTGCTCTGCCTGTTTCCATATAAACCATCGGATATTCATTAGGTGCTAATTTATTCAACAGGATATCTGAAATCGCGTCAATATAATCTTCTATTGGAGGGACTGAAACTTCTGGTGGAAGGTAAACTCCCTTCAATCTGTTTTTAGAAGGGAAACCACCGCCGAAATCCAAAGAGTCAATAATTATACCAAATTCAGACTCTATTTTCTTCATGAAATCTATCATTTTATCAGCTTCGATTTTATATGCATTTGGATCTAGCATGAAAGTTCCAATGTGAGCGTGAAGACCAGTTAGTTTCATCCATTCACTTTTATAAATTCTTTTAGCGGCGTTAAATGCAGTACCATCATCAAGATTAAAACCAAATCTTGACCATTGAGGATATACTCCGGTATCCATGTTCAATCTCATTCCAACACTAACTTTTTTATTTAGTGATTTTGCAACTTCTTCAATTTTGAAGATTTCATCATAATTATCAATATTAACGATGGCTCCGTCTGTAAAAGCAACTTTTAAAGATTCTTCAGATTTGTATGGACCATTATAAATGATCTTATTTCCGGGTACGCCTAAAGCTTTAGCTTTCTGATATTCAAATTCAGAAACAACCTCGGCTATTTCACCTTCCTGATGGAAAACAGAGCACACAGCATTTAAATAATTAGTTTTATATGACCAGGAAAATTGGATTTTTGGATATTTTCTAGCAAAGTAGTTGTAGACATCTCTGTATTTCTTACGAATTGTTTTCTCGCTTAATACAAATAGAGGAGATCCATATTTTTCAGTCATATTCGAAATTGATGCTCCATCTATCTCATCTCTATAGCTTCTTGAGTAACTTACACCAAATTTATTCTGAAATCCTGAAATGTGTTTTTTCAGAAAAGGTTTACTGTAAATCTTTTTTCCCATATCATACTCCTCATTTAATGACATTAAATTTTCCTTTTCCGATTATTGTTCCGCTGGTGTTTTCCAAATTGTAAAAATACAGTCCGGAAGGCATTCTTC includes:
- a CDS encoding diaminopimelate decarboxylase, translating into MGKKIYSKPFLKKHISGFQNKFGVSYSRSYRDEIDGASISNMTEKYGSPLFVLSEKTIRKKYRDVYNYFARKYPKIQFSWSYKTNYLNAVCSVFHQEGEIAEVVSEFEYQKAKALGVPGNKIIYNGPYKSEESLKVAFTDGAIVNIDNYDEIFKIEEVAKSLNKKVSVGMRLNMDTGVYPQWSRFGFNLDDGTAFNAAKRIYKSEWMKLTGLHAHIGTFMLDPNAYKIEADKMIDFMKKIESEFGIIIDSLDFGGGFPSKNRLKGVYLPPEVSVPPIEDYIDAISDILLNKLAPNEYPMVYMETGRALIDEAGYLISTVDAVKRLPDGTRSYVIDAGINLLYTSTWYNYKVELEKETVGVPEASKLYGPLCMNIDVVAESVNLPPLKRGNRLVLSPMGAYNMTQWMQFISYRPAVVMVMEDGSTELIRRAEKLEDVTNCEVVPEKLKKFNL